TCGCAATGCCTGACAGACGCCTTTCCACCCTTCGCCGCCCCTCGTTCCGCGAAACCGTCACCGTCGCGGTCGCCGCCGCCGGTGTCGTTGCCGTGGCCGCCTGCTCCGCGGCGTCCGTTGCCGATGACAGCGTCCCGTCTCGCATCGCCATGGTGGCCGAGCAGCAGCCGGAGGCCGCGCCCGCTCCGGTCGCCGAGCAGGCCGCCGCACCGGTCGCGGAGGCGATCCCGGCGCCGTTGCCCGCTCCGGCTCCGGCTCCGGCTCCGGCTCCCGCCCCCGAGCCGGTCCCGGCCCCGATGCCCGCCCCGGCCCCGCCGGTCTACGCGAACAACCTGGACGGCTGGATCCGCCAGGCGCTGGACATCATGCAGGCTAACGGCATCCCCGGCACCTACGAGGGCATCCACCGCAACATCATGCGTGAGTCGACCGGCAACCCCCAGGCCATCAACCTGTGGGACTCCAACGCCGCCATGGGCATCCCGTCCAAGGGCCTGCTGCAGGTGATCGACCCCACCTTCGCCGCCTACCACGTCGCGGGCACGCCCTTCGACATCTGGGATCCGGTGGCCAACATCGTCGCCGCCTGCAACTACGCGGCGCACCGCTACGGCTCGATGGACAACGTCAACAGCGCGTACTGAGCCACAACCGCCACGCAGCCTCCCCATCCACGGATGGGGAGGCTGCCGGCGTATTCCGGCCCTTCCGGCCCGGCGGCCGGGCGCAGCTCCGTGCTCCTCGGCCAGGCGCAGGCCGTCGACGGACGACGTCCGGCCGCGTCCGTTATGGTCGAGGCACCTGCGACCCCGTGGACATCCCGTGACCGACTACGCACACAACGACGCGGCGGCCAAGAGCCGCGCCGAGAAAGCGCGACGGCTGGCGAGCTATCTCTGGCACCGCGGCATCACCGGTCCCGAGGTGCTCGCGATGCCCGCGCCCGTCCGGCGCAAACTGGCCAGGGCCGCCGCGACGAATCCGCCGAGCACCGACGAGACCTG
Above is a genomic segment from Nocardia sputorum containing:
- a CDS encoding transglycosylase SLT domain-containing protein — its product is MPDRRLSTLRRPSFRETVTVAVAAAGVVAVAACSAASVADDSVPSRIAMVAEQQPEAAPAPVAEQAAAPVAEAIPAPLPAPAPAPAPAPAPEPVPAPMPAPAPPVYANNLDGWIRQALDIMQANGIPGTYEGIHRNIMRESTGNPQAINLWDSNAAMGIPSKGLLQVIDPTFAAYHVAGTPFDIWDPVANIVAACNYAAHRYGSMDNVNSAY